AAGCGTTCATCCTTGCAGTTGTTTTAAAATAGTGATGACCGCCGGAACCACGGATATTGGAAAGCCATCTTGAGGGTTTGCGGCAATAGATTAAAATTTTATCACCTTCAATCGCTTCGCCTGGATTCCTGTATATGTTTTCGACATCCTTATAGCGATCTTCAGCCAATTTTCTTCTCCTTAACCAATTCATTGCATGCATGAACCACCACATGGGGGTCAATTCCTAATGTTTCAACAATATCTTCATATCCAATTTCCTTACCATCATTATCTCTAAAATATAGGGCAATTTCTTCTTTAGCTTGTTTAAGTGAAATATCTCTAATCTCAATTTCTTCAACTTCTGTAAGGCCTATTTTTTCATTGAGTTGGACAAACATTTCCTTTAGCTCCTTTATTTCCTTTTTTAATTCATCGACCCGAGGGTCATAAGATATTATAGTTGTACCGGGAAGTGTGGCGCCAAAGAATCCCTCAGATTCTTCTATGTTATAGTTAAAATGGGATGATGATCCAACATATGTTAAATTTGTTGTAAGCCCTTTACCCGTGTCTTCGTGTTTTTCCCATTCTGCTATTCGGATTCCCATGTTTTTATCCTTCCTTGGTTTGGGCTTGAGTGAGTTTTATGAATTTGTCTAACCAATCTCGTATTCTAATTGCAGTATCTACATCCATTATTACAGAAGTTTGTATGAGACGAACAACATCACCGCCAGTTTCTGCTGGCTTAACTTGATCGCCCAATGCCCCATCATCCGTAATTTCATGAGTTACTGTCTTTGGTATTGGATGCCTCTCGGAGTACAGGTGCATGTATATCTCTTTTCGTGGCGTGGCTCCCCCCCATGCACCGTTAACGTAATAATCACGCAAATCATTTGGATAAACGTATCTAAATGTAACTTCTTTTTTGTCTTTGATCATTTTTGCCTCCTGTTTGCGTCGGTCATATTACAGTAATTAGTTTGACTTTAACTTTTTTACCAAAAACCATATCATAAGTAAACCCTTTTGCGCTTTTTCCGAATGCCTGTTTTTTCTCCGGGCAAACAAGGCCGTACGTCAATTATCCTGAATCAATAAATTCCAGTAAATGGGTCAAGGGCAGACTTGACCCATTTGCTCACTCTCAAAGACGTGGTTAGCGTAATGCTCTATTCTCATCCACATTTTCAAAATCGTCATTTTGCGGTGGCTCTATGCCAAACCAATTAAAGTTGAATACTGCCTCCCTATCGTTTACTTCTTCCAACGTGGTCAGCCCTTGTCCTGGGAGGCCTGTTTCTTGATTGACGACCAGAACGGTAAGCGGCGGTAAATCATTTTCTTTGCAGAACCACATAATGCATCCAAGAATAGGTGCCATGACACCTGCGCCACCGAAGCCGAGAATATCGGCAATGTCACCATACGTGTAAGTCTTGCGATTTCTGGCAGCACAAATTAATAACGACCAGATCTGGGACGCTCGTTGATACCTTGTCATGTTCTCTCCTTTTATTTGTCAGCGCTAATACCTCCGGTTAAGCTGCTAGGGGAGGTTCTAAATTTAGAATCGTTGATCGTTTTCAGAAGAGCTTTCGGAATGTGTGCGTGAGAGGCGCGGCTACTTTATTTACGTGAAGAAGTACCCCCTTTTTGATCACAGACAATATAGCAGGCAAAATTAAAAAATCAAGGATAATCCGACGCATAAAATCGGAATAGCGCTATTCGCTTAATAGCATTACCGGTGAGGAAGAAACAAAAACTGCATACAGCTTGCCATTCGATTTAATCTTAAATCAGTTAACTTCTCTCCATGTATGGATCACATTTCATAACTTCTTTGTCAATTCTTGCGGTGTAGAGATCTGCTTGCTGTCGTATATTTACCGTTATTTTTTCACCAATACCGCCCCGAAGAAGCCGTCTGTTCCGTGGCGGTGGGGGTATGTCCTGAAGAACCCTTCATTGTCGATCAATTCATTGCTGATTGAGGCGGGGGGATGAATCTGTTTAAATCATCAGGCCGGATTTCCTTTTAAACCTGTTTCATCGGCAACTTCCCGCATTCCCATTATGGTATCTTCAATAAGTTTCCCGATCTCGACTCCCAACATGTCGGCGCCCTTTTGGATGATTGATCGGTCCACACCGGCAGCGAATGCAGGCGATTTCCATTTTTTCTTTACGGATTTTACGGTCATATCCATGACACTCTTTGATGGCCGAACCATGGCGTTTCAAAAACACATTTCCCTCTGTATTTAAAAGAACTTGAATTTAGATATAATAATCGTTGCATCTTACTAAACTTTCAATTTTATCGTTTACAGGAAGGAAGCATGCTGGTTTTATATCTGTGTTCCCTCTGACAGGATATTCACGTACTCTGCATACATGTATCGCTTATCCCGTTTTCTTCCCGTTATTTCTTCAAGTATCCCGGTCTTCTCAAACTGGGATACCAAAGTAGAGGCCGACTGAAATGAAATATTAAATTCCTTTGCCACATCATTCACGGAAATATAAGGTTTGTGGAACAGGCTTTCCAGCATACCGACAGCGATCGGAGAAGATATCTTTTTTTTCCAGAGAAGACTTCTATGATTACTCTGCAACTCAAGTATTTTTTTTGCAGTCTCCATTGCAGAATCTGCCGTTTCGACAACTCCTTTCAGGAAAAAAGCTACCCATTGTTCATAGTTTCCCGTTTCCCTTACCATCTGTAATCGGTCATAGTACTCCTGACGATTTCTTTTGAAGAAGTAACTGAGGTAAAGTAGAGGGCGATGTAGTACGCTTTTCCAGTACAGGTAAAACGTGATGAGTAGACGGCCGAGTCTGCCGTTACCATCAAGAAAAGGATGTATGGTCTCAAATTGGTAATGTATCATGGCACTGTCAATAAGAACCGGCAGACGTGCATCTCCATGTATGTAGTGTTCAAGGTCTCCCATAGCTTTTACGGATTCATGGGGAGGTGGGGGAATAAAAGTCGCACTATTAAGAGTGCAACCAGGTGGGCCTATCCAGTTCTGAGTCTGCCTGAATTCACCAGGTTTTCTCTCGCTACCGCGGACACCTTCTATCAGGATTTCATGAATTTCCTTTATCAACCGCAGGCTCATGGGTAAGTCATCAAGTCGTTGTATGCCGTAATTGAGCGCTTTCACATAATTCACAACATCTGATACATCATTAATGTTACTTGGCTTCCCGCCACTTTCATAACCGAACAGATCTTGAAGGGACGCCCGGGTGCCTTCAATCTGGGAACTGAGCAACGCCTCTTTCCTCACATACATGGCAATAAAGAAATTGACATCAGGAAGAATATAACCCATACCATCAAGGCGGGCCAGTGACATATCCGCTTTCGAAAGAAGGTTTTGCAATGTTTCATCAAGTTCTATAGCGGGATCAGGGGGCAATGGAGCGGGAATAAACGCTTTGTACCCTGTGATCTGCTGAATATAACCACCGCTTCTTTTCATTTTCTGGTCCTTGTTCAAGGATTTTGGAATAACTTAGCATTGAAAGCCGGTTAATTCAAGTATTTTTTAATAACAAACAAGAAGAGGCGGGCTTATTCAATTAGCATAGAGTAGGGGAGCAAATCTTATCTTGACTCATTTTTGTTTATTCACATGAATCGCATACAGGAAATCAATATCATAATCCCATAGTCAATTTTCAAATCATCAGGCCGGATTTCCTTTTAAACCTGTTTCATCGGCAACTTCCCGCATTCCCATTATGGTATCTTCAATAAGTTTCCCGATCTCGACTCCTAACATGTCGGCGCCCTTTTGGATGATTGATCGGTCCACACCGGCAGCGAATGCAGGCGATTTCCATTTTTTCTTTACGGATTTTACAGTCATATCCATGACACTCTTTGATGGTCGAACCATGGCGTTGGCCGCGATAAGTCCCGTTAATTCATCAATGGCATAAAGTGTTTTCTCCATGGTGCTCTTTGGCTCCACGTCTGAGTGTATTCCCCATCCATGAGAGACGGCGGCACGGATATATTCCTCCGGCCAGTTATGTTCTTCAAGGATTTCTCTCGTCCTGGTACAGTGCTGATCGGGAAACTTCTCATAATCAAGGTCATGAATCAGACCGATGATTCCCCATTTATCCTCATCTTCGCCATGCTTCCTTCCAATATAGCGCATGACTCCCTCTACGGTATAGGCATGTTTACGTAAGCTGTCGCTTTCGTTGTATTCATGTAAAAGTTTCAATGCCTCCTCACGAGTTGGGATCTTTTCTTCCATCGTTATTCTCCTTTTTCGTTTTCTTTCCAATATTACTTTTTCACCAATACCGCCCCGAAGAAGCCGTCTGTCCCGTGGCGGTGGGGGTATGTCCTGAAGAATCCTTCATTATCGATCATTTTGCTGCTGATAGAGGCGGGGGGATGAATCTGCTCAAAACCGGGATTGTCGGACAGGAAGGCCGCAACAACGTCTTCGTTCTCCTCGGGCATTATAGTGCAGGTGCTGTAAATAAGTTTCCCTCCACTTTTCAGATAGTGACCGGCGTTTTTCAATATCCTTTTCTGAAGAGGCGGGAAGCTTTCCAAGTCTTCGGGGAGCATTCGCCATTTGATTTCGGGATTTCTCCTCAGTGTTCCCAGGCCTGAGCAGGGGGCGTCTACGAGGGCACGATCGAATTTCCCATGCAGCGTTTTTTCAGGTTCCAGGGTCGCATCTCCCACCAGTGTATCAATTATGGTTGCTCCCAGCCTTTTCGACATTCCCTTTAATGCCCCGATCTTTTTGTGACTGATATCGAGCGCCAGTATCGTTCCGTCATTTTGCATCATCTCAGCCATGTGGGTCGTCTTTCCGCCGATACCGGCACAGATATCGATAATCGCCTCACCGGGTTTCGGATTTACGAGGCGGGAGATTAACTGGGATGCTTCGTCCTGTATCTGGATATGTCCCATTTTGTAATATTTTGTTTCTCTGACAGGGACAGGTGGATGTGAGAGTATGATTCCGTCCGGGGAGAATTGAGCGGGCCGAACCGTAAAACCGTCATCTGAAAGGGCTTTTAAAATCTCATCCCGGTCTGTTTTCAGTTTGTTTACCCTCAGGGTGAGGGGCGGGGTCTCATTGCCGGCCTTGCATAGTTCACTGGTTTCTTCAACGCCGAATATTCCTATCCATCTCTCTACGAGCCACAGCGGATGCGAATAGACGGCCGAAATATGCGATGAGGGGGCTTTATCAATGTCGGGATATTTAACTTCCCCCTTTTTCCGTATCGCATTTCTCAGTATTGCATTGACCAGGCCCGACCTGCCGGGATATTTCTTCTTTGTAATTTTTACCGCCTCGTCAACAGCGGCGAACTCCGGGATCCTGTCGGTAAAGATAAGCTGGTAGAGACCCGTTCTCAGGATATTTTTTATGCCGGTATCGAGCGATTTCAGCCTGCCGCTGTAAAGGTGCTGGATTATCCAGTCTAAGTGGCCTCTCATCCGAAGCGTTCCATAGACAAGCTCGGTCAAAAGTCTTCTGTCGTGTATATTGTTGAAGATGTCTCGTACGAGGTAGGAGTCTAAAATCGGTTCCGCAAAGGAGCCGGTTTCATCTATGCGGTTCAAGATATCGACGGCTATGGCGCGGGGGTTATTTTTCACCTGAATTATATTTTTCCTCTTATCTGATCGATCTCTTCCAGGATTTTCAGGGAGGTTTCTTCCATCGATTCAAGGATATCAAGGGCGTTTTTCTTGTCGGATTGTTCCTGACCAATGAGTGCAACCATCTCAGATATGTCGGCTGTGAACATACAAAAACGGTCAATCAGCATTTCATGAAGGTAATTCGAAGCCGTCTCAGTCAGTTTAAAAATATATTGAAATTTCAGGTTTTCCTTATAATTCTTTAAATAGAAAACGATCGACCGTTCTGTTTCTTTTTTGATACGTCTTACACCATCACGCAGTGCGAGGATTTCTCCTTCCTTCTCGTTCTGAATCGGTTTTTTAAACAGTTTTTTTATAAATTTGAGAAGGTTGTAATAACCGAGACGCATGATTGCTTCAGTTCTAATCTTCGCAGTGTACTCAGTGTGCGAAATGAGTGGAGGTACTTTAAATCCCGTTTTTTTCTTTATGTCTTCAAGATCAATAAAGTATGCCCCCACTGCTGTCTGGCTTTTCAAAGTGATTCCCAGCTCAAGGAAAGTTTTATCGTATTTTTTAGTGGCACTTTCTACCATTGCATCATACGTGGAGGCAATATTATCAAGAAAATTTTTGATCTTATCCTCTTCCTGACGAATGAACTGGATCAATTGTGGATTGATGGTCTCGGCAATGAAAGTGTCGAGGGCATGCTTGAATTCCTGAAATATCGTATATATGGTGGATGAAAAACCGACAGACTCAATATTGTCTTCATGGTCTTGATATTTAACATTGTAGTTTCTGACAAACTTCTGAATATCCCGGATTACATTACCGTAGTGGGCATCTAAAAAACTGTCTATGTCCTTTCCAAGTTCAAGCTTTGTTTTTTGTGATGTCCCGTCAATGGTGTCTTTGGCCATTGCTTTTGTTTGATTTGCCAATTCTTGTTCATGTTCAATTTTTTCAAAAACTTCTAGTGCGCTGTCGGAGTCCCTGATAAGAATGTCATGATTGATACTGATCCAGTCATGTATTCCGGAAGCCATAATCGTCAGGCGTTCCAGTTGATTTTTCAACAGAAGAGCTAAACGATCTCCT
This portion of the Syntrophales bacterium genome encodes:
- a CDS encoding Fic family protein, which gives rise to MKRSGGYIQQITGYKAFIPAPLPPDPAIELDETLQNLLSKADMSLARLDGMGYILPDVNFFIAMYVRKEALLSSQIEGTRASLQDLFGYESGGKPSNINDVSDVVNYVKALNYGIQRLDDLPMSLRLIKEIHEILIEGVRGSERKPGEFRQTQNWIGPPGCTLNSATFIPPPPHESVKAMGDLEHYIHGDARLPVLIDSAMIHYQFETIHPFLDGNGRLGRLLITFYLYWKSVLHRPLLYLSYFFKRNRQEYYDRLQMVRETGNYEQWVAFFLKGVVETADSAMETAKKILELQSNHRSLLWKKKISSPIAVGMLESLFHKPYISVNDVAKEFNISFQSASTLVSQFEKTGILEEITGRKRDKRYMYAEYVNILSEGTQI
- a CDS encoding HD domain-containing protein — its product is MEEKIPTREEALKLLHEYNESDSLRKHAYTVEGVMRYIGRKHGEDEDKWGIIGLIHDLDYEKFPDQHCTRTREILEEHNWPEEYIRAAVSHGWGIHSDVEPKSTMEKTLYAIDELTGLIAANAMVRPSKSVMDMTVKSVKKKWKSPAFAAGVDRSIIQKGADMLGVEIGKLIEDTIMGMREVADETGLKGNPA
- the rsmB gene encoding 16S rRNA (cytosine(967)-C(5))-methyltransferase RsmB, which translates into the protein MKNNPRAIAVDILNRIDETGSFAEPILDSYLVRDIFNNIHDRRLLTELVYGTLRMRGHLDWIIQHLYSGRLKSLDTGIKNILRTGLYQLIFTDRIPEFAAVDEAVKITKKKYPGRSGLVNAILRNAIRKKGEVKYPDIDKAPSSHISAVYSHPLWLVERWIGIFGVEETSELCKAGNETPPLTLRVNKLKTDRDEILKALSDDGFTVRPAQFSPDGIILSHPPVPVRETKYYKMGHIQIQDEASQLISRLVNPKPGEAIIDICAGIGGKTTHMAEMMQNDGTILALDISHKKIGALKGMSKRLGATIIDTLVGDATLEPEKTLHGKFDRALVDAPCSGLGTLRRNPEIKWRMLPEDLESFPPLQKRILKNAGHYLKSGGKLIYSTCTIMPEENEDVVAAFLSDNPGFEQIHPPASISSKMIDNEGFFRTYPHRHGTDGFFGAVLVKK